One window of the Desmospora activa DSM 45169 genome contains the following:
- a CDS encoding MFS transporter — MMLISKRRADSWNKAFLDDDERDYQYATRGNNRIQTVSFIPQSRSFGYDYSDLMFTSRYLDSLLCRTDVYHRTDEHDPFAISLLTVAEFAPVIFFSFIGGTFADRWRPKRTLIVCDLLNAVFVFIVLIAFLFISWKAVFLVPLAYASFMQFSQPAGFKLFKKHLQENQLKIGLAIYQTAFSIFILLGPVIGTFVFQRFGVDVAIAIMGMMYLLSALVQTLLPHDQQTKGEQAKTAILFEMKAGFRYVFSKRKLKRVGICFILSYLGFGLVQPLSVFLVSERLALGNEWLQWLLTANGAGTALSGLLVITAAKRFSPQHLVMIGIIVSAFSLCVSVLSTYLWITLVAQFISGLMMPLVQIGLNTLILQKTNEGYIGRVNGILIPLYTASMVIASSIAGKLKDQLSLFGIYGIAFFVFMVALFVIIPSLHLPNGRKSKLTH; from the coding sequence ATGATGTTGATTTCGAAGCGAAGGGCAGATTCGTGGAATAAAGCATTTCTCGATGACGATGAAAGGGACTATCAATATGCCACAAGAGGAAATAATCGAATCCAAACTGTCAGCTTTATTCCGCAATCGCGTTCTTTTGGTTATGATTACAGCGATCTTATGTTCACAAGTCGGTATTTGGATTCGTTATTATGCCGTACTGATGTTTATCATCGAACGGACGAACACGATCCATTTGCGATTTCGTTGCTAACGGTAGCAGAATTTGCTCCGGTAATCTTTTTTTCCTTTATCGGTGGAACCTTCGCGGATCGCTGGCGACCAAAAAGAACACTGATTGTATGTGATTTGTTAAACGCTGTATTTGTATTTATCGTTCTGATTGCGTTTCTTTTTATCAGTTGGAAGGCAGTATTCCTTGTACCGCTTGCGTATGCTAGCTTTATGCAATTTTCACAACCGGCAGGATTCAAGTTATTTAAAAAGCATCTCCAAGAGAACCAATTAAAAATAGGCCTCGCGATCTATCAGACCGCTTTTTCGATCTTTATTCTCCTTGGCCCGGTAATAGGTACCTTCGTATTTCAACGATTTGGTGTTGATGTAGCGATCGCGATTATGGGGATGATGTATCTCTTATCGGCGCTGGTACAAACACTCCTTCCTCACGATCAACAAACCAAGGGAGAACAGGCTAAAACCGCCATTCTTTTTGAGATGAAAGCAGGCTTTCGCTATGTCTTCTCAAAAAGAAAACTGAAGCGAGTGGGTATCTGTTTTATTTTATCCTATTTAGGGTTTGGGCTGGTTCAACCCTTAAGTGTATTTTTGGTTTCCGAGCGATTAGCATTGGGTAACGAATGGCTACAGTGGTTGTTGACAGCGAATGGTGCGGGAACTGCTTTAAGCGGGCTTTTAGTTATCACAGCTGCAAAACGGTTTTCACCCCAGCATTTAGTCATGATTGGGATTATAGTGAGTGCGTTTAGTCTGTGTGTCTCGGTTTTATCAACATATTTATGGATAACATTAGTTGCCCAGTTTATTTCGGGTTTGATGATGCCCCTTGTCCAAATTGGACTCAATACACTGATATTGCAAAAGACGAACGAAGGATACATTGGAAGAGTAAATGGAATCCTAATTCCGCTATATACCGCTTCCATGGTAATTGCGAGTAGTATCGCCGGAAAGTTAAAAGATCAACTTTCGCTCTTCGGTATTTATGGGATTGCTTTCTTTGTATTTATGGTTGCCCTTTTTGTTATCATCCCATCGCTTCATTTACCAAATGGGCGTAAATCAAAGCTAACGCACTAA
- a CDS encoding DJ-1/PfpI family protein, whose protein sequence is MMKPISVGIFLFEGVEVLDFAGPFEVLSVTQFEQDWKAKPFQVATFSESGETIVARNGLKILPNDSFCSAPPFDIIVIPGGPGIENEFYNAATIQWLKERMEHVQVMASVCTGAFLLAKAGLLNGKQVTTHWASIEELQNRFPDTTVMKKVKFVDQGKIITAAGVSAGIEMSLHLVDRFYGNEMAKKTARYIEYDVDFEAKGRFVE, encoded by the coding sequence ATTATGAAGCCAATCAGTGTAGGGATCTTTTTATTTGAAGGTGTAGAGGTACTCGACTTTGCTGGTCCATTTGAAGTTTTATCGGTTACTCAATTTGAGCAAGATTGGAAAGCCAAACCTTTTCAAGTTGCGACGTTCTCGGAATCAGGAGAAACGATTGTAGCCAGAAATGGGCTAAAGATATTACCCAATGATAGCTTCTGTTCTGCTCCTCCATTTGACATCATCGTTATTCCGGGAGGGCCGGGTATTGAAAACGAGTTTTATAATGCTGCAACCATTCAGTGGCTTAAGGAACGGATGGAACATGTTCAAGTCATGGCATCGGTTTGTACGGGTGCTTTTTTATTAGCGAAAGCTGGTTTACTTAATGGAAAGCAAGTAACCACTCATTGGGCAAGTATTGAGGAGTTACAAAACAGATTTCCAGATACGACTGTGATGAAAAAAGTGAAGTTTGTTGATCAGGGAAAGATCATTACAGCTGCTGGCGTTTCTGCAGGTATCGAAATGTCCCTTCATCTGGTCGACCGTTTTTACGGTAATGAGATGGCAAAGAAAACTGCAAGATATATTGAGTATGATGTTGATTTCGAAGCGAAGGGCAGATTCGTGGAATAA
- a CDS encoding response regulator — MNAPYRIVIGDDHEHARKAIRMIIESDPAFKIIGEATNGQDVIQLTEQTMPDLILMDINMPVLNGLQTTGIIKERFPAVKIAIVTVSDDASDLFEALKRGAQGYLLKNLNPEVWIEYLHTLVNNEALISREIAQRMMKEFNRSSIAQPNDLTQREQEILTFVAKGWSNKEIANHLTLSEHTVKNHLKNIMHKLHLKNRVQLTRYAYEQGWA; from the coding sequence ATGAACGCTCCCTATCGAATCGTGATCGGTGATGATCACGAGCATGCCCGTAAAGCGATACGAATGATTATTGAGAGTGATCCTGCTTTTAAAATCATAGGAGAAGCGACGAATGGACAAGACGTCATCCAATTGACTGAACAAACCATGCCGGATTTAATTTTGATGGATATTAACATGCCCGTATTAAACGGTCTTCAGACCACAGGAATAATTAAAGAACGTTTTCCAGCTGTGAAAATCGCGATTGTGACGGTTTCAGATGATGCTTCTGATTTATTTGAAGCCTTAAAGAGAGGGGCACAAGGGTATCTTCTTAAAAACTTAAACCCGGAGGTATGGATTGAATATTTACATACATTGGTGAACAATGAAGCCTTGATATCCCGTGAGATAGCGCAACGAATGATGAAAGAATTTAACCGTTCAAGCATTGCACAACCAAATGACCTTACTCAAAGGGAACAAGAAATATTAACTTTTGTGGCGAAGGGATGGAGTAATAAAGAGATCGCCAATCATTTGACCCTATCGGAGCATACTGTGAAGAACCACCTCAAAAATATTATGCATAAGCTTCATTTAAAAAATAGAGTTCAACTTACACGTTACGCTTATGAACAAGGGTGGGCTTAA
- a CDS encoding sensor histidine kinase — protein sequence MSDKQIKWLILIIPTIVIGLWEYVRHEFLLPYISMELGNWLSPIIVFFVTMTFLVQLFKRYEQLQEQLKKERTEKAILQERERIARELHDGIAQSLFLCSVQISQMKQKQPDMGWEELDKSLRQIHNYVRHSISNLKGTPASTPATAWKMSVQELVERFQFDTGVIVELQLELAETQLSAKEKVELFACIQEALTNIRKHAHASHATIRFQSKEWGWCLEVEDNGQGFHGNPFQQLDCFGLRIMQERVREIKATLTLSRQQDKTRLVIQKEKAT from the coding sequence ATGTCTGATAAACAAATTAAATGGTTGATACTCATCATTCCCACGATCGTGATCGGACTGTGGGAATATGTGCGTCACGAATTTCTGCTTCCTTATATTTCGATGGAACTGGGTAACTGGTTATCACCGATCATTGTTTTTTTTGTTACGATGACTTTTCTTGTCCAATTGTTTAAAAGGTATGAACAGCTACAGGAGCAACTAAAAAAAGAACGAACAGAAAAAGCAATCTTACAGGAGCGTGAACGGATTGCACGGGAGTTGCATGATGGAATCGCTCAATCCTTGTTTTTATGTTCGGTACAGATCAGTCAGATGAAACAAAAGCAGCCCGATATGGGGTGGGAGGAGTTAGACAAAAGTTTACGGCAGATTCACAACTATGTTCGCCATTCGATTTCTAATCTAAAGGGCACTCCTGCATCGACTCCAGCTACAGCATGGAAAATGTCTGTCCAAGAGCTGGTAGAACGGTTTCAATTCGATACTGGGGTAATCGTTGAATTACAATTAGAGTTGGCAGAGACGCAGCTGTCAGCAAAAGAAAAAGTGGAACTGTTTGCTTGCATCCAGGAAGCGTTAACCAATATCCGAAAACATGCTCATGCTTCCCATGCTACAATTCGATTTCAATCAAAGGAATGGGGTTGGTGTTTGGAAGTAGAGGATAACGGCCAAGGATTTCATGGAAATCCATTTCAACAACTGGATTGCTTTGGTTTAAGGATTATGCAGGAGCGAGTGCGAGAAATAAAGGCGACTTTAACCCTTTCACGACAACAAGATAAAACAAGGTTAGTCATTCAAAAGGAGAAAGCGACATGA
- a CDS encoding OsmC family protein — protein sequence MKMEMTWGGKMRFEAQTPSGHTVLLDAAPEVGGENEGPRPTELLLAATGACSGIDIVDILRKMRLTVESFAMEVSGERAEDHPRRFTHVHIHYQLSGDLPVDKVRRAVDLSRDKYCSVSQSLNAEVTTSFSINGERYE from the coding sequence ATGAAAATGGAAATGACTTGGGGCGGAAAGATGCGTTTTGAGGCGCAGACTCCATCTGGACATACAGTACTATTGGATGCGGCACCGGAAGTGGGTGGGGAAAATGAAGGTCCGCGTCCGACGGAACTGTTGCTGGCGGCCACAGGGGCATGCTCCGGGATTGACATCGTCGATATTTTGCGCAAAATGCGCCTGACGGTGGAGTCATTTGCAATGGAAGTATCGGGAGAGCGGGCGGAAGATCATCCGCGGCGGTTTACCCATGTCCACATTCATTATCAATTAAGCGGAGACCTTCCTGTGGATAAAGTACGGCGCGCCGTCGATCTCTCCCGGGACAAATATTGTTCCGTCTCTCAATCCCTCAATGCAGAGGTAACCACCAGCTTTTCCATCAATGGCGAGCGATATGAGTAA
- a CDS encoding stage II sporulation protein M yields MRRFIRAVGEDKNFLIFATFVFLFTALAGYAGSETIAKALMDSPLWEDFQKTLEGIQQNPTYTNAFVTIFVNNVTASLIMVVSGLFFGVFPLVALFSNGMLLGVVLGMAATQSGANPLVLFVTTILPHGILELPAILIAAAFGIRLGITVSRSIVGIFSTTARVKSGEEWKSIGRRTLPMLVGIVVLLFFAALIEAGLITILGDFS; encoded by the coding sequence ATGCGTCGTTTTATTCGAGCCGTTGGGGAAGATAAAAATTTCCTGATCTTTGCCACATTCGTTTTTCTGTTTACCGCATTGGCCGGATATGCAGGATCGGAAACCATCGCAAAAGCTTTGATGGATTCTCCGCTGTGGGAAGACTTTCAAAAAACCTTGGAAGGGATCCAGCAAAACCCCACCTATACCAATGCCTTTGTCACCATCTTTGTCAATAATGTTACCGCCTCTCTTATTATGGTGGTATCGGGGCTCTTTTTTGGCGTATTTCCCTTGGTTGCCCTCTTTTCCAATGGGATGCTCTTAGGTGTAGTTTTGGGAATGGCTGCTACTCAATCAGGTGCTAATCCGTTGGTGCTGTTTGTTACCACCATCCTTCCTCACGGCATATTGGAACTGCCGGCGATCTTGATTGCGGCCGCTTTTGGGATTCGCTTAGGCATAACGGTCTCCCGATCGATTGTGGGGATTTTTTCAACCACTGCCCGTGTAAAAAGCGGAGAAGAGTGGAAAAGCATCGGCAGACGGACGTTACCGATGTTGGTGGGAATTGTGGTGTTACTCTTTTTTGCCGCCTTGATCGAGGCGGGTCTGATCACCATCTTAGGCGACTTTTCATAA
- the pdaB gene encoding polysaccharide deacetylase family sporulation protein PdaB, producing MNFFWVLSGKRLKRILMVAVALILAFGIYVAEQRDIQVFMPLNQGPAAVYSVDTDQKKLALTFDISWGEERAGPILDVLEQKGIKNATFFLSSPWAETHPDIVKRIVDMGYEVGSHGHRHENYSTYDEEKIRTQIRKAHQILTELTDQEPNLIRFPNGDFDKRVLKVADDMGYTTIQWDTDSLDWMNPGKDKIINRVTSKAHSGDIILMHASDSSKQLHEALPVIIDDLTEKGYEFVTVSELIAGSEVDLNPVD from the coding sequence TTGAATTTCTTCTGGGTATTGTCGGGCAAACGGCTAAAGCGCATCCTGATGGTGGCGGTTGCCCTAATCCTGGCATTTGGTATTTATGTGGCGGAACAGCGGGACATCCAGGTCTTTATGCCGCTTAATCAAGGTCCGGCAGCAGTCTACAGTGTCGATACGGATCAAAAAAAGTTGGCCCTTACCTTTGACATCAGTTGGGGGGAAGAGCGAGCGGGGCCCATTCTCGATGTTTTGGAACAAAAAGGGATAAAAAACGCAACCTTTTTCTTGAGCTCCCCCTGGGCCGAGACACACCCTGACATCGTCAAACGGATCGTCGATATGGGATATGAGGTTGGTAGCCACGGTCATCGTCATGAAAACTACAGCACCTATGACGAAGAAAAGATTCGCACCCAAATTCGCAAAGCCCATCAAATATTGACCGAGTTGACTGATCAAGAGCCCAATCTAATTCGCTTTCCCAACGGAGACTTCGACAAACGCGTATTAAAAGTTGCCGATGACATGGGCTATACCACCATCCAGTGGGATACCGACTCCTTGGACTGGATGAATCCCGGCAAGGATAAAATTATCAACCGGGTAACCAGTAAAGCCCATTCCGGGGATATCATTTTGATGCATGCCAGCGACTCCAGTAAACAGCTGCATGAAGCACTGCCGGTGATTATTGACGATCTGACGGAAAAAGGGTATGAATTTGTGACTGTATCTGAGCTGATCGCAGGCTCAGAGGTAGACTTAAACCCCGTGGATTAG
- a CDS encoding KinB-signaling pathway activation protein translates to MTIRKLFFLFWTTLALGTLTAPLAGGLLQLFFGPLGIDFVYLLWAGLMFGAIAQMGFFAYMVFNMVARGFIRNPYLYQGLQLLFTVLVLVNIFSTPFRLQGEETTSFTLHLVLPLTILIVSLIVAWFKMKATNEMGFIPALFFMVAATWLEAVPSIEAQSLEMMLLMVLTLMACNTWQIMQLHRLLEPAKTSTNKTADRGETNKHKGKKKKKKKG, encoded by the coding sequence ATGACGATACGTAAATTATTTTTTCTGTTTTGGACGACATTGGCTTTGGGAACATTGACGGCACCGCTGGCTGGAGGGTTGTTACAGCTGTTTTTTGGACCGCTTGGAATCGATTTTGTCTATCTATTGTGGGCGGGGTTGATGTTTGGCGCGATCGCCCAGATGGGCTTTTTTGCCTATATGGTGTTTAATATGGTGGCCCGGGGATTTATTCGAAATCCTTATCTTTACCAAGGGTTGCAGTTGCTATTCACTGTTCTCGTTTTGGTCAATATTTTCTCCACACCTTTTCGCTTGCAGGGAGAGGAGACCACTTCCTTTACTCTGCATCTGGTGTTACCGCTTACGATTTTGATTGTTTCCTTGATTGTGGCATGGTTTAAAATGAAAGCGACCAATGAAATGGGCTTTATCCCCGCTCTCTTCTTTATGGTGGCGGCTACATGGTTGGAGGCAGTTCCTTCAATTGAAGCGCAATCGCTGGAAATGATGTTGTTGATGGTGTTAACCTTAATGGCTTGCAACACCTGGCAAATCATGCAGTTGCATCGCTTGCTGGAACCGGCAAAAACTTCAACGAACAAGACAGCCGATCGAGGAGAGACTAACAAGCACAAAGGAAAGAAAAAGAAAAAAAAGAAGGGCTGA
- the gerD gene encoding spore germination lipoprotein GerD: MVHRLHVVPIVLLSLIVTVSCSPAKRPESESPDYGETKQMVMDVLQTQEGKKALVELLRDPEFRQDIIIDEKEMEQTISDTMLSPKMEKQLQKLLEKPKVASSFAKATQKEQKQLMKSLLKDPEYQKGLLDIMQDPEYSKHLKQLMKSREYRQQTMKTMEEALDNPVFREKFSKVVEEAVKKQEQEKKKKEKQGGQQQSSEGEDGGT; encoded by the coding sequence ATGGTTCATCGTTTGCACGTTGTGCCAATCGTACTTCTATCGTTGATCGTCACCGTTTCTTGTAGTCCCGCTAAACGACCGGAGTCAGAGTCTCCGGATTACGGAGAGACGAAACAGATGGTGATGGATGTTTTGCAGACACAAGAAGGCAAAAAAGCACTGGTGGAATTGCTGCGTGATCCGGAATTTCGTCAAGATATCATCATCGATGAAAAAGAGATGGAGCAAACCATCAGCGACACCATGCTTTCGCCTAAAATGGAAAAACAACTACAAAAGCTGCTGGAAAAGCCCAAGGTGGCAAGCAGCTTTGCCAAAGCGACGCAAAAAGAGCAAAAACAGCTGATGAAGTCGCTGTTAAAAGATCCTGAATATCAAAAGGGATTGTTGGATATTATGCAGGATCCTGAATACAGTAAACATCTGAAACAACTGATGAAAAGCCGGGAATACCGCCAACAGACGATGAAGACAATGGAAGAAGCACTGGATAACCCCGTGTTCCGGGAAAAGTTCAGCAAAGTAGTGGAAGAGGCGGTCAAGAAGCAAGAACAGGAGAAAAAGAAAAAGGAGAAACAAGGAGGACAACAGCAATCAAGTGAAGGGGAAGACGGCGGCACTTAG
- a CDS encoding Mrp/NBP35 family ATP-binding protein, with translation MTTIENVLEALRQVEEPEFKHHLVKLNLVRNIRIFADKVTLELMLFNEDSPHRDQLIQEVEKVLKDIGVPKVEITVSILSEKERDALSARIRAEHQQKVRAKRAEGRTPLQAEQASSLTAQDSNTLFIAVASGKGGVGKSTVAVNLAVALAREGKRVGVIDADIYGFSVPDMMGIEERPAVVDKTIYPVERFGVKVISMGFFVEENAPVIWRGPMLGKMLRNFFQEVEWGKLDYVILDLPPGTGDVALDVHQMLPQSKELLVTTPHATAAFVAARAGAMALHTEHEILGVVENMAYYQCSDCGKRDYVFGEGGGEKLAEELQTDLLAQIPLGAPNNGDPSSPDFSPSVYDADTSVGKLYKELAQKVIERTSPVQSS, from the coding sequence ATGACGACGATCGAAAACGTGCTGGAAGCGCTTCGCCAAGTGGAAGAACCGGAGTTTAAACATCACCTTGTTAAATTAAACCTGGTTCGCAATATCCGTATTTTTGCAGATAAGGTGACACTGGAATTGATGTTGTTCAACGAAGATTCTCCCCACCGGGATCAGTTGATCCAAGAGGTGGAGAAAGTGCTAAAAGACATTGGCGTACCAAAGGTAGAAATCACCGTCAGCATTTTGAGTGAAAAGGAGCGGGATGCGTTAAGTGCTCGCATACGCGCGGAACATCAACAAAAAGTTCGTGCTAAGCGGGCAGAGGGGCGCACACCGCTACAGGCGGAACAAGCCTCCTCACTAACAGCGCAAGATTCCAACACTCTCTTTATTGCAGTCGCCAGCGGTAAAGGCGGGGTGGGAAAATCGACGGTAGCGGTCAATCTGGCGGTGGCTTTGGCGCGGGAAGGAAAACGCGTCGGGGTGATCGATGCCGATATTTACGGATTTAGCGTGCCTGATATGATGGGGATTGAGGAGCGTCCGGCGGTGGTGGATAAAACGATCTATCCGGTGGAACGCTTTGGTGTCAAAGTGATCTCCATGGGCTTTTTCGTGGAGGAAAATGCCCCGGTGATCTGGCGCGGTCCCATGTTGGGCAAAATGTTGCGCAACTTTTTCCAAGAGGTGGAGTGGGGCAAATTGGATTATGTCATCCTCGACTTGCCTCCCGGTACTGGTGATGTGGCGCTGGATGTCCACCAGATGTTGCCCCAGAGCAAGGAATTGCTGGTGACGACGCCGCATGCTACCGCTGCCTTTGTGGCGGCACGAGCAGGGGCGATGGCGCTGCATACGGAGCATGAGATCTTGGGTGTGGTAGAAAACATGGCTTACTACCAATGCTCGGACTGTGGCAAGCGGGATTACGTTTTTGGAGAGGGTGGCGGCGAGAAGTTGGCGGAGGAGCTGCAAACGGATTTGCTCGCCCAAATTCCCTTAGGTGCTCCTAATAACGGAGACCCCTCTTCTCCTGATTTCTCACCCTCCGTCTATGACGCCGATACGTCTGTCGGTAAGTTGTATAAAGAGCTGGCCCAAAAAGTGATTGAGCGCACGAGCCCGGTTCAATCTTCTTGA
- the cwlD gene encoding N-acetylmuramoyl-L-alanine amidase CwlD, with product MDQWKEWISKRSPAFWVLSFLLLLAAATSVLAWWTGSASQDAWSMPLSGKIIVVDPGHGGRDGGAVSRDGLVEKEVTLAIALQLRDYLQEAGALVIMTRETDRDLADDGARKRKAQDLYRRAQMVKENDADLFISIHLNAVPSPRWSGAQTFYYPTLEDNELLAGHIQNELVRNLENTKRKERHSGEIYILKTSSVPSALVEVGFLSNPEEASRLAQEPYQNLLATSIYHGVISYLVEKETEEEGSL from the coding sequence ATGGACCAGTGGAAAGAATGGATATCGAAACGGAGCCCGGCTTTTTGGGTTTTATCCTTCCTCTTACTTCTCGCTGCGGCGACATCAGTGCTGGCGTGGTGGACGGGCTCTGCAAGCCAAGATGCCTGGAGTATGCCATTGTCCGGAAAAATCATTGTAGTAGACCCTGGACATGGCGGAAGGGATGGGGGAGCCGTTAGTCGGGACGGATTGGTGGAAAAGGAAGTTACCCTCGCGATTGCGTTGCAGTTGCGGGATTATTTGCAGGAGGCGGGTGCTTTGGTGATTATGACCCGTGAGACGGACCGGGATTTGGCGGACGATGGCGCCCGCAAGCGCAAAGCACAGGATTTATACCGACGGGCGCAGATGGTAAAGGAAAATGATGCGGACTTGTTTATCAGCATCCACCTAAACGCGGTTCCTTCGCCCCGCTGGTCCGGTGCCCAAACCTTTTATTACCCCACCTTGGAAGATAATGAGTTACTCGCCGGTCATATCCAAAATGAGTTAGTTCGCAATCTGGAAAACACCAAACGGAAAGAACGGCACAGCGGAGAAATTTACATATTGAAAACCTCATCCGTTCCTTCGGCTTTGGTAGAGGTCGGCTTTTTATCCAACCCGGAAGAGGCTTCCCGTTTAGCCCAGGAACCGTATCAAAACCTATTGGCCACTTCCATTTACCACGGAGTAATCAGTTACCTCGTGGAAAAAGAGACGGAGGAAGAGGGCTCACTTTGA
- the rpsI gene encoding 30S ribosomal protein S9 has product MAQVQFYGTGRRKESIARVRLVPGDGRIVINGREMDDYFGLETLKAIVRQPLVLTETVNQYDVLVTVEGGGFTGQAGAIRHGVARALLKVDPELRPSLKKAGFLTRDPRMKERKKYGLKKARRAPQFSKR; this is encoded by the coding sequence TTGGCACAAGTCCAATTTTACGGCACCGGTCGCCGCAAGGAATCGATTGCTCGCGTTCGCTTGGTACCGGGAGACGGCCGCATCGTGATCAATGGTCGCGAGATGGATGATTACTTTGGTCTGGAAACGTTGAAGGCGATTGTAAGGCAACCGTTAGTACTTACCGAAACGGTCAACCAATACGATGTATTGGTCACCGTTGAAGGTGGCGGCTTTACCGGCCAAGCGGGAGCGATCCGCCACGGCGTCGCCCGCGCTCTGTTAAAAGTAGATCCGGAACTGCGTCCGTCCCTGAAAAAAGCCGGCTTTCTCACCCGTGACCCGCGGATGAAAGAACGGAAAAAATACGGCCTCAAAAAAGCCCGTCGCGCGCCTCAATTTTCCAAGCGCTGA
- the rplM gene encoding 50S ribosomal protein L13: MRTTFMAKPNQVERKWYVVDATDKTLGRLATEVATLLRGKHKPQYTPHVDTGDFVIVINAAKIQLSGNKAADKMYYRHSGWPGGLKSITAGDLREKRPEMMIELAVRGMLPKNKLGRQQLKKLKVYAGSEHPHQAQQPEQWEVRG, translated from the coding sequence ATGCGAACCACATTTATGGCCAAACCGAACCAAGTGGAACGGAAATGGTATGTGGTAGATGCTACCGATAAAACGTTGGGTCGTTTGGCCACGGAAGTGGCGACCCTGCTGCGCGGAAAACACAAACCCCAGTATACCCCCCATGTGGATACGGGTGACTTTGTGATTGTCATCAACGCCGCCAAAATCCAACTGAGCGGGAACAAAGCCGCAGATAAAATGTACTACCGTCACTCCGGCTGGCCGGGTGGTCTCAAGAGCATTACCGCTGGCGATTTACGTGAGAAGCGGCCAGAAATGATGATTGAACTGGCTGTCAGAGGCATGCTGCCCAAGAATAAACTGGGTCGCCAACAGCTGAAAAAGCTGAAGGTATACGCCGGTTCGGAACACCCCCATCAGGCGCAACAGCCTGAACAGTGGGAAGTACGCGGATAA
- the truA gene encoding tRNA pseudouridine(38-40) synthase TruA, whose protein sequence is MRLKMTVAYDGTGFSGFQSQPSCRTVQTVLEQALTKVAGHPVRVTSSGRTDAGVHAKGQVIHCDIDSTMPVERWARALNHTLPQDVLVQAVEHVHDRFHARKDARWKWYRYSWDNRSIPDLFIRRYTTHWPHPLDGNAMVEAGRHLIGTHDFTAFSAARAQVSHRVRTLYDCRMVQPQPGVVAMDVIGDGFLYNMVRIIAGTLLDVGMGKISADSIPAIVAAKKREAAGKTLPPQGLCLMRVGYDDFVERNSLS, encoded by the coding sequence ATGCGGTTAAAAATGACGGTCGCTTATGACGGTACTGGTTTTTCCGGGTTTCAAAGCCAACCGAGTTGCCGCACGGTGCAAACCGTCCTCGAACAAGCCCTTACAAAAGTGGCGGGCCATCCCGTTCGCGTCACCAGCTCCGGTCGAACCGATGCTGGTGTCCATGCGAAGGGGCAGGTGATTCACTGCGATATTGACTCCACGATGCCGGTAGAGCGCTGGGCTCGCGCCCTTAACCACACCTTGCCGCAAGACGTATTGGTGCAAGCGGTGGAGCATGTGCACGATCGCTTTCACGCTCGCAAGGATGCGCGTTGGAAGTGGTATCGCTATTCCTGGGACAACCGTTCCATTCCCGATTTATTTATCCGCCGGTATACCACCCACTGGCCTCACCCCCTCGATGGGAATGCGATGGTTGAAGCGGGGCGCCATCTTATCGGTACCCATGATTTTACCGCTTTTTCCGCTGCGCGAGCACAAGTCTCCCACCGTGTGCGCACCTTGTACGACTGTCGCATGGTTCAACCACAACCAGGAGTGGTAGCGATGGATGTGATCGGGGATGGTTTTTTGTATAACATGGTCCGTATTATCGCGGGTACCTTATTGGATGTCGGTATGGGAAAAATATCCGCCGATAGCATTCCCGCGATCGTAGCTGCCAAAAAGCGGGAGGCGGCTGGGAAAACGCTACCGCCGCAAGGGTTGTGTTTAATGCGGGTGGGCTATGATGATTTTGTAGAGAGAAATTCCTTATCTTGA